From Deinococcus ruber, a single genomic window includes:
- a CDS encoding IclR family transcriptional regulator — translation MSPVLDVPRYLIQSAATTLEVLLTFGKAPYRFTPSEVAQHLQIERNQAFRCLRTLQHVGFVRQDEDERFVLTSLVEQLASASQGQPSLAKAAKVVMDELSQSTDETVNLFALEGLEALCVDFREGLRQVRLVTSPAERRSLHAGACPKAMLAYLPPAQQNEVLQSLPELPAYTPYTLLDAQKLQSDLESIRLRGYAISDLDVDEEARGVGAAIFGAQGQVVGAVSVGGPASRMTPARIEALGQQIVEAARLISRQLGFNG, via the coding sequence ATGTCCCCCGTACTCGACGTTCCGAGGTATCTCATCCAGTCGGCGGCCACGACGCTGGAAGTGCTGTTGACCTTCGGAAAAGCGCCGTACCGTTTTACCCCGTCTGAAGTTGCTCAGCATCTCCAGATCGAACGAAATCAGGCTTTTCGCTGCCTGAGAACACTTCAGCACGTGGGCTTCGTGCGCCAGGACGAAGATGAACGTTTTGTTCTCACGTCGCTGGTCGAGCAACTGGCGAGCGCGTCACAGGGGCAGCCCTCGCTTGCCAAGGCAGCCAAGGTCGTGATGGACGAACTGTCGCAGAGCACCGACGAGACGGTGAACCTCTTTGCCCTGGAAGGGCTGGAAGCGCTGTGCGTGGACTTCCGCGAGGGGTTGCGTCAGGTGCGTCTGGTCACGTCGCCAGCCGAGCGCCGCTCTCTGCACGCCGGAGCCTGCCCGAAAGCGATGCTCGCGTATCTGCCGCCTGCCCAGCAGAACGAGGTGTTGCAGAGTCTGCCGGAACTCCCGGCGTACACGCCCTACACGCTGCTCGATGCTCAGAAGCTTCAGAGCGACCTTGAGAGTATTCGTCTGCGCGGCTACGCCATCAGCGATCTGGATGTAGACGAGGAGGCGCGCGGCGTCGGGGCGGCCATCTTCGGAGCGCAGGGACAGGTGGTCGGGGCGGTGAGCGTCGGCGGCCCAGCGTCGCGGATGACGCCCGCCCGAATCGAAGCGCTTGGGCAACAGATCGTCGAGGCAGCCCGCCTGATTTCCCGGCAACTTGGATTCAACGGCTGA
- a CDS encoding GNAT family N-acetyltransferase produces the protein MTIPTFERIHTPRLLIRHLRDDDAPRLAAYRNDPATAQYQSWDVPYTEAQALELIRDMHGRQPGQPGWFQFAAADRASGLLIGDLALRTFEVQHGELGFTFSPEVQGQGYATEAASAVLEYAFGTLQLHRVIAGTDPRNHPSARLLRRLGFRHEGRFLESYPSAEGWLDDDQYALLAREWRRKPGGSGADS, from the coding sequence ATGACGATTCCAACTTTCGAGCGAATTCACACGCCCCGCCTGCTGATCCGGCACCTGCGAGACGACGACGCGCCGAGACTGGCCGCCTACCGAAACGACCCTGCCACCGCGCAGTATCAGTCGTGGGACGTTCCGTACACCGAGGCGCAGGCGCTCGAACTGATCCGTGACATGCATGGGCGGCAGCCGGGACAGCCGGGATGGTTTCAGTTCGCTGCCGCAGACCGGGCTTCTGGCCTGCTGATCGGAGACCTTGCCCTCCGCACCTTCGAGGTGCAGCACGGCGAACTGGGTTTTACCTTCTCGCCGGAGGTGCAGGGGCAGGGGTACGCCACCGAGGCCGCGTCGGCTGTGCTGGAGTATGCGTTCGGCACCCTGCAACTTCACAGAGTCATCGCCGGAACAGACCCCAGAAACCACCCGTCTGCCCGTCTGCTGAGGCGGCTGGGTTTTCGCCACGAGGGTCGATTTCTGGAGAGCTATCCCAGCGCTGAAGGCTGGCTCGACGACGACCAGTACGCCCTGCTCGCCCGCGAATGGCGCAGAAAGCCGGGCGGTAGCGGCGCAGATTCCTGA
- a CDS encoding DUF3616 domain-containing protein yields MLSRRSLPLLLALLLAACGQPQSTVSLPPTTPTTQPAPVKPAPVLGGVYEIHFQNIGGNQPSSAARLIVPVVGTQALTDLPDAAISLRPVGLDTFVVGGVRHVRAVYRITNNTAQPIEHLSFVPINTDDADSDPTNNTSTPTVGATYFSRLLTFGGTDASGRATALTPTSGKIFSAAQGAALPDPEATPYTALDTSPLNPAAPAGLVVASRSSNAWRSAAALAPGASTNVTFAVDLTTDTPQTDPFSFSVVLTVADDVNTAPSLVPAASSTPRLSLPASSLATSPAAYVSGVLGDSTDPASSTGLDFTVADSDTPADSLSLTATSSDSGIATVAVSGTGATRTVKITPQSVGKADITVTVSDGTLSSSYVVKYASSKASSTPGTTLYHTGESNASSAIAVDSDYMFVADDEYNALRLYPRNASGLAVSSFDFSAQLALPDAANPELDLEASTRSGNRLYWLASHSNSKNGKLRPNRYRLFATDLSGSGAGSTLSYVGRFDNLRSDLLTWDSSNGHGLGANYLGFNASAALDVAPEAAGGVGFNIEGLSFAPGSTTTAYLAFRAPNLPTTSRTKALIVPVTNFDALVTGAAQANFGAPIFLDLGGRGIRELKCGASSCLILAGPATGGSNFALYTWSGNAGDAPQFRNDLTALATDSDGSLESIVDLPALDLTTSAADGAALRLLSDNGDTVYYGDGVGAKDLITPDAQKNWQKFRSDTVALGSAQTCTVNSVTVSPSAPSSTVGVSTTFTAAVTTTPANCPVVVTWSSGDTSKATIQPTTGVATGVAAGSTTITATVQGYGSAPMTGNALLTVNAAPDYTLTLGTPTPASFTAGTAGTATATLTVNPSNGYSGTPSYTVSSSPTGITGSVTGSTVNLSVPGSLGAGTYTVTVTGTDGALVHTSNAVTLTVSAVSLPNVVVYRVGDGSATLTGAATPVFLDTFSGTSGTLTGTLGLPTAVSGSNHRLTASGSATSEGLLSRSVDGKYIVLTGYDAALGTAGVASTTSATVNRVIGRVNAGGTVDTSTALSDAASGNNVRSAASADGNSFYIAGGAGGVRSVAALGATTSTQLSTTTVNLRQINIFGGQLYASSSSGSTRLATVGTNTPTTAGQTISNLPGISSTNSTSPYSFFFADLDGTPGIDTLYVADDTSTVGIQKYSLNAGTWTLKNAVQNGSDTIRGLTGYVNGSTVTLFATTPAKLLSITDSSGYNANLAGSFTTLATAATNTAFRGVALAPTP; encoded by the coding sequence ATGCTGAGCAGACGGAGCCTTCCGCTGCTGCTGGCGCTGCTGCTCGCGGCGTGTGGACAGCCGCAGAGTACCGTTTCGCTGCCGCCGACCACGCCCACAACTCAGCCGGCTCCGGTGAAGCCTGCGCCTGTGCTGGGCGGGGTATACGAGATTCACTTTCAGAATATCGGGGGGAATCAGCCGAGTTCCGCTGCCCGCCTGATTGTTCCCGTGGTGGGCACCCAGGCGCTGACCGACCTTCCCGACGCTGCCATATCGCTGCGGCCCGTTGGCCTGGACACCTTCGTGGTGGGCGGCGTGCGGCATGTGCGGGCGGTCTACCGCATCACCAACAACACCGCTCAGCCGATTGAGCACCTGAGTTTCGTGCCGATCAATACCGACGACGCCGACAGCGATCCGACCAACAACACCAGCACCCCGACTGTGGGAGCGACGTATTTCAGCCGTCTGCTGACCTTCGGGGGCACCGACGCTTCCGGGCGGGCCACCGCGCTCACGCCCACCAGCGGAAAGATCTTCAGCGCCGCGCAGGGGGCCGCTCTGCCCGATCCGGAAGCCACGCCCTATACGGCGCTCGACACCAGCCCGCTCAATCCTGCTGCGCCCGCTGGCCTGGTGGTGGCGTCGCGCTCGTCGAATGCCTGGCGAAGCGCGGCGGCTCTGGCCCCCGGTGCCAGCACCAACGTCACCTTTGCAGTCGATCTGACCACCGATACCCCGCAGACCGATCCGTTTTCGTTTAGTGTGGTGCTCACGGTGGCCGACGATGTGAATACCGCTCCAAGCCTCGTTCCGGCGGCCAGCAGCACGCCGCGTCTGAGCCTGCCTGCCAGCAGCCTGGCCACGTCTCCGGCAGCGTATGTCAGTGGCGTACTGGGTGACAGCACCGACCCGGCCTCCAGCACCGGCCTCGATTTCACGGTGGCAGATTCCGATACGCCTGCCGACAGCCTGAGCTTGACCGCCACCAGCAGCGATTCCGGCATTGCCACCGTGGCCGTGAGTGGCACGGGCGCGACCCGCACTGTCAAGATCACGCCGCAGTCGGTCGGAAAGGCCGACATCACCGTTACCGTCTCGGACGGCACGCTCAGCAGCAGCTACGTGGTGAAATACGCCAGCAGCAAGGCATCCAGCACCCCCGGCACCACGCTGTATCACACCGGAGAAAGCAATGCGTCGAGCGCCATCGCCGTGGACAGCGACTACATGTTCGTGGCCGACGACGAATACAACGCGCTGCGGCTGTATCCCCGAAACGCCTCGGGGCTGGCGGTGTCCAGCTTCGATTTCAGCGCTCAGCTCGCCCTGCCCGACGCCGCCAATCCCGAACTCGACCTGGAAGCCAGCACCCGCAGCGGCAACCGCCTGTACTGGCTGGCCTCGCACAGCAACAGCAAGAACGGCAAGCTCCGGCCAAACCGTTACCGCCTGTTCGCCACCGATCTGAGCGGCAGCGGCGCGGGCAGCACGCTCAGCTATGTGGGCCGCTTCGACAACCTCCGCAGTGACCTGCTGACCTGGGACAGCAGCAACGGGCACGGTCTGGGTGCAAATTACCTGGGCTTTAACGCCAGTGCCGCGCTCGACGTCGCGCCGGAAGCGGCGGGCGGCGTGGGCTTCAACATCGAGGGCCTGAGCTTTGCGCCGGGAAGCACGACCACCGCGTATCTGGCCTTCCGCGCTCCTAACCTGCCGACCACCAGCCGCACCAAGGCGCTCATCGTGCCGGTCACCAATTTCGACGCCCTGGTCACGGGCGCAGCGCAGGCGAACTTTGGCGCACCGATTTTCCTCGACCTGGGTGGACGCGGCATCCGCGAGCTGAAGTGCGGCGCTTCCAGCTGTCTGATCCTGGCAGGCCCGGCAACCGGCGGTTCCAATTTCGCGCTGTACACCTGGAGCGGCAATGCGGGCGACGCGCCGCAGTTCCGGAACGATCTGACGGCCCTGGCAACCGACAGCGACGGCAGCCTGGAGAGCATCGTGGATCTGCCCGCCCTCGACCTGACCACCTCTGCGGCAGACGGCGCTGCTCTGCGCCTGCTGTCTGACAATGGCGATACCGTGTACTACGGCGACGGTGTCGGAGCCAAAGACCTGATCACGCCGGATGCCCAGAAGAACTGGCAGAAGTTCCGCAGCGACACGGTGGCGCTCGGCAGCGCTCAGACCTGCACCGTGAACAGCGTAACGGTATCGCCCAGTGCGCCCAGCAGTACCGTCGGTGTGTCCACCACCTTTACTGCTGCCGTGACCACCACACCCGCCAATTGCCCGGTGGTCGTGACCTGGAGTTCGGGCGACACCAGCAAGGCCACCATTCAGCCCACGACGGGCGTGGCGACCGGTGTGGCGGCTGGCAGCACCACCATCACCGCCACGGTGCAGGGCTACGGCAGCGCCCCGATGACGGGCAACGCGTTGCTGACGGTGAATGCCGCTCCCGACTACACCCTCACGCTCGGCACGCCCACGCCTGCCAGCTTCACCGCTGGAACCGCAGGCACCGCCACCGCCACGCTGACCGTGAACCCCAGCAACGGCTACAGCGGCACGCCCTCGTACACGGTCAGCAGCTCTCCTACCGGAATCACCGGCAGCGTCACCGGCAGCACCGTAAATCTGAGCGTTCCCGGCAGCCTGGGCGCGGGAACTTACACCGTGACCGTCACGGGTACCGACGGCGCACTGGTGCATACCTCCAACGCCGTGACGCTGACGGTGAGTGCGGTGTCGCTGCCGAACGTGGTCGTCTACCGGGTCGGTGACGGTTCTGCTACGCTCACTGGCGCCGCGACCCCGGTGTTTCTGGATACTTTCAGCGGCACGTCGGGCACCCTGACGGGCACGCTCGGTCTGCCAACCGCCGTTTCGGGGAGCAATCACCGACTGACAGCCAGCGGCAGCGCCACCTCCGAGGGCCTGCTCAGCCGCTCGGTAGACGGGAAGTACATCGTGCTGACCGGCTACGACGCTGCTCTAGGAACCGCAGGAGTCGCCAGCACCACCTCTGCCACTGTAAACCGGGTTATTGGACGGGTGAATGCAGGGGGCACCGTCGATACCAGCACAGCCCTGAGCGACGCTGCGAGTGGAAACAACGTTCGGAGTGCCGCCAGTGCCGACGGTAATAGCTTTTACATCGCGGGTGGGGCAGGCGGCGTGCGCTCTGTCGCGGCGCTGGGAGCCACGACTTCGACCCAGCTGAGCACCACAACCGTCAATCTGCGCCAGATCAACATCTTTGGCGGTCAGCTGTACGCCAGCTCCAGCTCTGGTTCGACCCGGCTGGCAACCGTCGGCACCAACACTCCGACCACCGCAGGGCAGACCATCAGCAATCTTCCGGGCATCTCCTCGACCAACAGCACCAGCCCCTACAGCTTCTTTTTCGCCGATCTGGACGGCACGCCGGGCATCGACACGCTGTACGTGGCCGACGACACTTCAACTGTCGGAATTCAGAAATACAGCCTGAATGCAGGAACCTGGACGCTGAAAAATGCCGTCCAGAACGGCTCAGATACCATCCGTGGCCTGACCGGATACGTCAACGGCTCGACCGTCACGCTCTTTGCGACCACGCCCGCCAAACTGCTGAGCATCACCGACAGCAGCGGCTACAACGCCAATCTTGCCGGGTCGTTCACCACCCTCGCCACTGCGGCCACCAACACCGCGTTCCGTGGCGTGGCCCTGGCCCCGACTCCCTGA